In Gemmatimonadales bacterium, the following are encoded in one genomic region:
- a CDS encoding serine/threonine-protein kinase — protein MFCSRCGSEVASQSKFCPSCGLDLTATTPIQALASGAVAELDLVREALSSEYEVLEELGRGGMALVFRAKDRHLEREVAVKVLPFTLGFDSEFVERFQREARTAAQLEHPNIIPIYRVGRSGRVIYFVMKFLRGGALSGVLAERKTLTPPEIRRLLVEAGSALGYAAQRGIVHRDIKPDNIMFDEFGQCVLTDFGIAKAASGQRLTGTGMSIGTPHYMSPEQARAQPIDGRSDIYSLGVVAYQALTGAVPYDGEDSFSIGYKHITEPIPTPQLLTADERRLFEAIKRMLMKDPADRFQACEELVAALQGQPIAAPGSVRAAVNSGSVAAAIASQPTTPLNAASVDRRAAPERRDLSGRRIADRSLALRNGMPAWPFVVLAVIGGAAGLLYYYEAHGFKPGVRPNSTVEMPATDTTGAGAPAAGPAGTPIDSSR, from the coding sequence ATGTTCTGCTCGCGCTGCGGCAGCGAAGTCGCCAGCCAATCCAAATTCTGTCCCTCCTGCGGCCTCGATCTCACGGCGACCACGCCGATCCAGGCGCTCGCGAGCGGCGCCGTGGCCGAGCTCGACCTCGTGCGCGAAGCGCTGTCGAGCGAATACGAGGTGCTGGAAGAGCTGGGCCGCGGCGGAATGGCGCTCGTGTTCCGGGCCAAGGACCGGCACCTGGAGCGCGAGGTAGCGGTCAAGGTGCTGCCGTTCACGTTGGGCTTCGACAGCGAGTTCGTCGAGCGCTTCCAACGCGAGGCCCGCACGGCGGCGCAGCTCGAGCACCCCAACATCATCCCGATCTACCGGGTCGGCCGCTCGGGCCGGGTGATCTACTTCGTCATGAAGTTTCTACGCGGCGGCGCGCTCTCGGGCGTGCTGGCCGAACGGAAGACGCTCACCCCGCCCGAAATCCGGCGTCTCCTCGTGGAAGCCGGAAGCGCCCTCGGCTACGCGGCACAGCGCGGCATCGTCCACCGTGATATCAAGCCCGACAACATCATGTTCGACGAGTTCGGGCAGTGCGTCCTCACCGACTTCGGCATCGCGAAGGCGGCCTCGGGCCAGCGGCTCACCGGCACCGGGATGTCGATCGGCACGCCGCACTACATGAGCCCCGAGCAGGCGCGGGCCCAGCCCATCGACGGCCGGAGCGACATCTACAGCCTCGGCGTCGTCGCCTACCAGGCCCTGACCGGCGCGGTGCCGTACGATGGGGAGGACAGTTTTTCGATCGGCTACAAGCACATCACCGAGCCGATCCCGACGCCGCAGTTGCTCACCGCGGACGAACGCCGGCTTTTCGAGGCGATCAAGCGGATGCTGATGAAGGACCCGGCGGACCGGTTCCAGGCGTGCGAGGAGCTGGTCGCGGCACTGCAGGGGCAGCCGATCGCGGCGCCCGGATCGGTGCGCGCGGCGGTCAACTCCGGTTCGGTGGCGGCCGCGATCGCGAGCCAGCCGACGACTCCGCTCAACGCGGCGTCCGTGGACCGCCGGGCCGCGCCCGAGCGGCGCGACCTGTCCGGGCGGCGCATTGCCGATCGCTCGCTCGCCCTCCGGAACGGCATGCCGGCGTGGCCCTTCGTGGTGCTCGCCGTGATCGGTGGGGCCGCGGGGCTGCTCTACTACTACGAGGCGCACGGATTCAAGCCCGGCGTTCGGCCCAACTCTACGGTGGAGATGCCGGCCACCGATACGACCGGTGCGGGTGCACCGGCCGCGGGTCCGGCCGGGACGCCGATTGACTCGTCGCGTA